A region of Sparus aurata chromosome 8, fSpaAur1.1, whole genome shotgun sequence DNA encodes the following proteins:
- the LOC115586107 gene encoding high choriolytic enzyme 1-like yields MAFFKCTVGLLVLLVVSDCSWAEEKEVSVSERLWRANKDVVRSDREPLVIDDIAYDNENDRNADSCTSNGCMWPKSADGWVYVPYFIASHFTSRERSIIERGLESFRDVSCIRFIPYSGQRDYLNIQSDSGCYSYVGRRGYSQTLSLDRQGCLYHNTVQHELLHALGFNHEQCRSDRDQYIRVLWENIQPGLAYAFDKLNTLNLNTPYDYNSVMQYHRYAFSANNQPTMVPIPNANVEFGTATEMSRNDIIRLNTLYRC; encoded by the exons ATGGCTTTCTTCAAGTGCACAGTAGGCCTCCTCGTCCTCCTTGTGGTCTCTGACTGCTCCTGGGCTGAAGAGAAG GAGGTGTCTGTCTCTGAGCGCCTGTGGAGGGCAAACAAGGATGTTG TTCGTTCAGATAGGGAACCCTTAGTCATTGATGACATCGCTTACGAcaatgaaaatgacagaaacgCTGATTCCTGCACCTCCAACGGCTGCATGTGGCCCAAATCTGCTGATGGATGGGTCTATGTGCCCTACTTCATCGCCTCACATTTCA CCTCTCGTGAGCGCTCAATCATTGAGCGTGGCCTGGAGTCCTTCAGGGACGTGTCCTGCATTCGCTTCATCCCATACAGCGGCCAGAGAGACTACCTGAACATCCAGTCAGACAGCGG CTGTTACTCCTACGTTGGCCGCCGTGGTTACTCCCAGACTCTGTCCCTGGACCGTCAGGGCTGCCTCTACCACAACACCGTCCAGCACGAGCTGCTCCACGCCCTCGGCTTCAACCACGAGCAGTGCCGCTCCGACAGGGACCAGTACATCCGGGTCCTGTGGGAGAACATCCAGCCTG GTCTGGCGTACGCCTTCGACAAGCTCAACACTCTGAACCTGAACACTCCCTACGACTACAACTCTGTCATGCAGTACCACAG GTACGCCTTCTCCGCGAACAACCAGCCCACCATGGTTCCTATCCCCAACGCCAACGTTGAATTTGGCACAGCCACCGAGATGAGCAGGAATGACATCATCAGACTGAACActctgtacagatgttaa
- the LOC115586108 gene encoding high choriolytic enzyme 1-like isoform X1, with translation MAFFECTVGLLVLLVVSDCSWAEEKEVSVSERLWRANKDVVRSDREPLVIDDIAYDNENDRNADSCTSNGCMWPRSANGRVYVPYVIASYFTSRERSIIERGMESFRDVSCIRFVPHSGQRDYLNIQSDSGCYSYVGRRGYSQTVSLDRQGCLYHNTVQHELLHALGFNHEQCRSDRDQYIRVLWENIQPGLAYAFDKINTLNLNTPYDYNSVMQYHRYAFSANNQPTMVPIPNANVEFGTATEMSRNDIIRLNTLYRC, from the exons ATGGCTTTCTTCGAGTGCACAGTCGGCCTCCTCGTCCTCCTTGTGGTCTCTGACTGCTCCTGGGCTGAAGAGAAG GAGGTGTCTGTCTCTGAGCGCCTGTGGAGGGCAAACAAGGATGTTG TTCGTTCAGACAGGGAACCCTTAGTCATTGATGACATTGCTTACGAcaatgaaaatgacagaaacgCTGATTCCTGCACCTCCAACGGCTGCATGTGGCCCAGATCTGCTAATGGAAGGGTCTATGTGCCCTACGTCATCGCCTCATATTTCA CCTCTCGTGAGCGCTCCATCATTGAGCGCGGAATGGAGTCCTTCAGGGACGTGTCCTGCATTCGCTTCGTCCCACACAGCGGCCAGAGAGACTACCTGAACATCCAGTCAGACAGCGG CTGTTACTCCTACGTTGGCCGCCGTGGTTACTCCCAGACTGTGTCTCTGGACCGTCAGGGCTGCCTCTACCACAACACCGTCCAGCACGAGCTGCTCCACGCCCTCGGCTTCAACCACGAGCAGTGCCGCTCCGACAGGGACCAGTACATCCGGGTCCTGTGGGAGAACATCCAGCCTG GTCTGGCGTACGCCTTCGACAAGATCAACACTCTGAACCTGAACACTCCCTACGACTACAACTCTGTCATGCAGTACCACAG GTACGCCTTCTCCGCGAACAACCAGCCCACCATGGTTCCTATCCCCAATGCCAACGTTGAATTTGGCACAGCCACCGAGATGAGCAGGAATGACATCATCAGACTGAACACTCTGTACAG atgttaa
- the LOC115586108 gene encoding high choriolytic enzyme 1-like isoform X2: protein MAFFECTVGLLVLLVVSDCSWAEEKVSVSERLWRANKDVVRSDREPLVIDDIAYDNENDRNADSCTSNGCMWPRSANGRVYVPYVIASYFTSRERSIIERGMESFRDVSCIRFVPHSGQRDYLNIQSDSGCYSYVGRRGYSQTVSLDRQGCLYHNTVQHELLHALGFNHEQCRSDRDQYIRVLWENIQPGLAYAFDKINTLNLNTPYDYNSVMQYHRYAFSANNQPTMVPIPNANVEFGTATEMSRNDIIRLNTLYRC, encoded by the exons ATGGCTTTCTTCGAGTGCACAGTCGGCCTCCTCGTCCTCCTTGTGGTCTCTGACTGCTCCTGGGCTGAAGAGAAG GTGTCTGTCTCTGAGCGCCTGTGGAGGGCAAACAAGGATGTTG TTCGTTCAGACAGGGAACCCTTAGTCATTGATGACATTGCTTACGAcaatgaaaatgacagaaacgCTGATTCCTGCACCTCCAACGGCTGCATGTGGCCCAGATCTGCTAATGGAAGGGTCTATGTGCCCTACGTCATCGCCTCATATTTCA CCTCTCGTGAGCGCTCCATCATTGAGCGCGGAATGGAGTCCTTCAGGGACGTGTCCTGCATTCGCTTCGTCCCACACAGCGGCCAGAGAGACTACCTGAACATCCAGTCAGACAGCGG CTGTTACTCCTACGTTGGCCGCCGTGGTTACTCCCAGACTGTGTCTCTGGACCGTCAGGGCTGCCTCTACCACAACACCGTCCAGCACGAGCTGCTCCACGCCCTCGGCTTCAACCACGAGCAGTGCCGCTCCGACAGGGACCAGTACATCCGGGTCCTGTGGGAGAACATCCAGCCTG GTCTGGCGTACGCCTTCGACAAGATCAACACTCTGAACCTGAACACTCCCTACGACTACAACTCTGTCATGCAGTACCACAG GTACGCCTTCTCCGCGAACAACCAGCCCACCATGGTTCCTATCCCCAATGCCAACGTTGAATTTGGCACAGCCACCGAGATGAGCAGGAATGACATCATCAGACTGAACACTCTGTACAG atgttaa